The Candidatus Hydrogenisulfobacillus filiaventi sequence AACCGCGGAAAAAGGCGGTTAGCAGTGGCCATTCCGGCGCGCGATTCGGTACCATCGGCCCGAAGCCGGTCGGGAGGTGAAGGCGGATGGGCATACCAGGGATTGGCAGCGCGGGGGGGGCATTCCCTGACAGCCTTTGCAGCATCCTCCAGTCCGGAGCCCTGACGGTGGCGTTGCAGCCGGTGGTCGCGCTGCGCACCGGACAGGTGATCGGGTATGAAAGTCTGTTGCGCGGGCCGGCGGGGACAGCGTGGGAGGCGCCGGGGCGGCTGTTCCAGGCGGCACGGGCGGAAGGGCTCCTGGCGGCGCTGGAAGCCGCGGCCCGCCGGTTGGGGTGGGCGGCGGCGGCACGTCTCGACCCCGGGCAGGTCCTGTTTCTCAACCTGGGGTGGGTCGACGGGCCGATTGCCCTCAACCCGGACCGGGTGCCGGTGGACCCGCGCCGGGTGATTTTGGAGGTGCCGGAAACGGCCCCAGGGGTCCACGACGCCTGTTTCCTCGCCGCGCTCGACCGGTGGCGTCGGGCGGGGCACCCCATTGCCTTGGACGATTACGGGGCCGGCTGTGCGACCGTGGAGCGCTTGCTGACCTTACGGCCGGACTGGATCAAACTGGCCGGGCCGTGGGTACGGGGTGTGGCGCGGGACCGGTGGCGGGTGGCCGTGATTCAGGGCGTACTGGGGGCGGCCCGGGAGGTGGGGGCACAGGTCGTGGCCGAAGGCTGCGAGACGGCGGAGGACGCCGCCTGCCTGGCGGCGCTCGGGGTGCCGTTCGGGCAAGGGTTCTGGTGGGGACGTCCCCAGCGCCTCGATTCGGAATAGGTTCACAACCCGACCGTGCCTACGAGGGGCTCGGGGAATTTCTTGAAGGCCTAAGCCAGGCTCCCTAGACAAGAACGCCATGGTTGCGTTTCCCCAGGATGTTCAAGCCGAATCAGGAAGGAGTGCAACCATGACCGACGGTTCGTGTGAACCTGGATGAGCTCGTCCGCAAGATGGGCGCGGACCCCGAGATTTTGCGGCAAACGCTCGAACGGCTGTTGCAGCATTTGGATGAAAGCGCGAGGTCACGGATCACGTGGGGGCCGAGCGGTATGCCGACCCGGACCACCTAACGGTGTCAGGACCCGGAAAGTCGCCCCACGGGTGCAGGCGCTCGGGCTGGAGGGGACGAGCAAGCGCACGGTGTCCCGGGTCGCCCAGGAGCTCGATGCCCGCATCACGGCGTTCCGGGAGCGCCCGCTCGAGGGCCGTATCCCTACGGGTGGCTGGGCGCCCGGTCTAGGGAAAGTCCGGGACGGGGACCGGGTCTTCAGCACGGCCCTCGTGGTCGGGGTGCGCGAGACGGGCGAGCCGGAGGGCCTCGGCTTCGACGGCGGCTGGAGTGAAGCAGCCGCCTTCTGGACGGGCTTTTTCCGGCGTCTCCGGGCACGGGGTGCTCCTGGTCATCAGCGACGCCTACCAGGGCCTCCAGAAGCCACCCAGACGGTGTTTCCAGGGGCGTCGTGTGGCAGCGGTGCCGCGTGCATTTCCTGCGGCATCTGCTGAGCACGGTACCCCGCTCCGCGCAGGCCATGGTGGCCGCCCTCCTCCGGACGATCTTCGCCCCAGCGACGCAGGCGGGCACTCGACCGCCACGGCAGGCCGTCAGTGAGC is a genomic window containing:
- a CDS encoding protein of unknown function (Evidence 5 : Unknown function) encodes the protein MGIPGIGSAGGAFPDSLCSILQSGALTVALQPVVALRTGQVIGYESLLRGPAGTAWEAPGRLFQAARAEGLLAALEAAARRLGWAAAARLDPGQVLFLNLGWVDGPIALNPDRVPVDPRRVILEVPETAPGVHDACFLAALDRWRRAGHPIALDDYGAGCATVERLLTLRPDWIKLAGPWVRGVARDRWRVAVIQGVLGAAREVGAQVVAEGCETAEDAACLAALGVPFGQGFWWGRPQRLDSE
- a CDS encoding protein of unknown function (Evidence 5 : Unknown function) encodes the protein MSSSARWARTPRFCGKRSNGCCSIWMKARGHGSRGGRAVCRPGPPNGVRTRKVAPRVQALGLEGTSKRTVSRVAQELDARITAFRERPLEGRIPTGGWAPGLGKVRDGDRVFSTALVVGVRETGEPEGLGFDGGWSEAAAFWTGFFRRLRARGAPGHQRRLPGPPEATQTVFPGASCGSGAACISCGIC